In Hippoglossus hippoglossus isolate fHipHip1 chromosome 24, fHipHip1.pri, whole genome shotgun sequence, a single genomic region encodes these proteins:
- the sf3b6 gene encoding splicing factor 3B subunit 6 gives MAMQAAKRANIRLPPEVNRILYIRNLPYKITAEEMYDIFGKYGPIRQIRTGNTPESRGTAYVVYEDIFDAKNACDHLSGFNVCNRYLVVLYYNANRAFQKMDTKKKEEQLKLLKEKYGINTDPPK, from the exons ATGGCTATGCAAGCAGCGAAACGCGCTAAT ATCCGATTACCCCCTGAGGTGAACAGAATCCTGTACATCAGGAACCTTCCTTACAAGATCACAGCTGAGGAAATGTACGATATCTTTGGGAAATATGGACCAATACGGCAAATCAGAAC GGGGAACACACCTGAATCAAGAGGAACGGCCTATGTGGTTTATGAAGACATCTTTGATGCCAAGAACGCCTGTGACCATCTGTCTGGCTTCAACGTCTGCAACCGTTACCTGGTGGTTCTCTACTACAATGCAAACAGA GCTTTCCAGAAGATggacacaaagaagaaagaggagcagtTGAAGCTCCTAAAAGAGAAATACGGCATCAACACAGACCCTCCAAAGTAG